In Pyrus communis chromosome 8, drPyrComm1.1, whole genome shotgun sequence, one genomic interval encodes:
- the LOC137742314 gene encoding beta-glucosidase 13-like: MAMHELGSLLLCVLLLNGFALTNTKAAKPDKPIVCNSLDRTKFDALKPGFVFGGSTAAYQVEGAWNVDGRGPSIWDTFTHDHPEKIDDHSNGDVAIDQYHLYKKDVAIMKDMKLDAYRFSISWSRLLPNGTLSGGVNRKGIEYYDNLINELLRNGIQPFVTIFHWDVPQALEDAYGGFLSPRIVDDFKDFAELCFSLFGDRVKHWITLNEPYTFSNHAYTIGMYAPGRCSAWQDPTCLGGDSATEPYLVTHYQLLAHAATVKVYKDKFQAYQNGVIGITLLSHWFEPASDAKEDIDAANRAMDFMFGWFMDPITRGDYPYTMQYLVRERLPKFTEEESKMLTGSFDFVGLNYYTALYATDVPKNYSKPASYLYDPHVITMTERDGIPIGPQAASDWLYVYPKGIHDFVLYTKNKYGDPIIYITENGVDEFNDSTLSLEEALHDPNRTDYYNRHLCYLQAAIKKGSNVKGYFAWAILDNFQWSEGYTVRFGINYVDFDGLQRYPKLSTHWFKNFLKKRKGSSNILANNVGDTDFLYQV, translated from the exons ATGGCAATGCATGAGTTAGGCTCTTTGCTCTTGTGTGTCTTGCTACTCAATGGCTTTGCATTGACAAACACCAAAGCTGCTAAGCCAGATAAACCCATTGTCTGTAACTCACTTGACAGGACCAAGTTTGATGCTCTAAAACCAGGGTTCGTCTTTGGTGGATCTACAGCAGCTTACCAG GTAGAAGGTGCATGGAACGTTGATGGTAGAGGACCAAGCATATGGGACACCTTCACCCACGACCATCCAG AAAAAATCGATGATCACAGCAATGGAGATGTCGCCATTGATCAATACCACCTCTATAAG AAAGATGTAGCAATTATGAAGGATATGAAGTTGGATGCTTATAGGTTCTCTATCTCATGGTCCAGATTGTTGCCAA ATGGCACGCTAAGTGGGGGTGTCAACAGGAAAGGAATTGAATACTACGACAATCTCATCAATGAACTCCTTCGCAATG GCATACAGCCATTTGTGACAATCTTTCATTGGGATGTTCCCCAAGCGTTAGAAGATGCTTATGGTGGTTTCTTAAGCCCTCGTATTGT CGATGACTTTAAAGACTTCgcagaactttgtttttcactttttggTGATCGGGTGAAGCACTGGATCACGTTGAATGAGCCATACACCTTCAGTAACCATGCATATACAATCGGGATGTACGCACCGGGACGATGCTCTGCTTGGCAAGACCCAACCTGCCTTGGTGGAGATTCGGCTACTGAACCCTATTTGGTAACACACTACCAACTCCTTGCTCATGCAGCTACTGTAAAAGTGTACAAAGATAAATTTCAG GCATATCAAAATGGGGTGATAGGAATAACACTACTGTCACATTGGTTTGAGCCTGCTTCAGATGCAAAGGAAGATATAGATGCTGCAAATCGAGCTATGGATTTTATGTTTGGATG GTTTATGGATCCAATTACAAGAGGTGACTACCCGTACACCATGCAATACCTTGTTAGAGAACGATTGCCAAAATTCACGGAAGAAGAATCCAAGATGTTAACTGGGtcctttgattttgttggattgaaCTATTATACTGCTCTATATGCAACTGATGTACCTAAGAATTATTCTAAACCTGCAAGTTACTTATACGATCCACATGTTATCACAATGA CTGAACGTGATGGCATTCCTATTGGTCCTCAG GCTGCTTCAGACTGGTTATATGTTTATCCAAAAGGAATTCACGATTTTGTACTCTACACGAAGAATAAGTATGGTGATCCAATCATTTACATTACTGAGAATG GCGTTGATGAGTTCAATGATTCCACCTTATCACTAGAGGAAGCCCTCCATGATCCCAATAGGACTGACTACTACAATCGCCACCTCTGTTACCTTCAAGCAGCAATCAA GAAGGGTAGTAATGTGAAAGGATACTTTGCATGGGCAATTTTAGACAACTTTCAATGGAGTGAAGGCTACACAGTTCGATTTGGTATTAACTATGTGGATTTTGACGGGCTCCAAAGGTACCCAAAACTTTCGACCCATTGGTTCAAAAATTTCCTCAAGAAGCGCAAAGGAAGTTCAAATATTTTGGCCAATAATGTTGGAGACACTGATTTTCTTTATCAAGTGTAA